Proteins encoded by one window of Salvia splendens isolate huo1 chromosome 7, SspV2, whole genome shotgun sequence:
- the LOC121740888 gene encoding uncharacterized protein LOC121740888: MADDSDFAFNLQLEEALTASLLDGTISSPNADGVTYDAVFGPVLSDALQRDDLYKYECELLNQYSTQAAEKRLRLDLCRQVHDRAFACEISNIPEEEWRKIGDELQKPYGEGSSSSGKCWGFRVYVKGLVQGIVAGVAVVIRDDNGGSVFELSKGLSGKNQIIGEEMVELKALIEGLEAAVMLELKRVTIVTDNRLLYLHITGKNREIRETFAVLSNQIDLLLRKLGNPGASFVTRHDNVFAVELARKAIAFEVKRSAGSSGTKNLMKTCTICLEDTDVDQMLLIAGCLHSYCLSCMSKYVHYKLLQGILPKCPNENCKSLLELDSCRKFLTPELFDIMCQRVKEASIPPAEKIYCPYSRCSSLLSKTELQGSKGDAIEVLGCRKCSHCGGLFCINCKVPWHSNMSCSAFKTGNPSSSNEKKLKSLATKNLWRQCPKCSHMVSLSVGCYHIYCRCGHEFCYTCGAEWRNKKATCRCPIWDEHNIVYDN; encoded by the exons ATGGCGGACGACTCCGATTTCGCTTTCAATCTCCAGTTGGAAGAAGCACTGACCGCCTCCCTCCTCGACGGTACCATTTCTTCCCCCAATGCCGACGGAGTCACCTACGACGCCGTTTTCGGCCCCGTTCTGTCGGACGCCCTCCAGCGCGACGATCTCTACAAGTACGAGTGCGAGCTCCTCAACCAGTACAGTACGCAGGCCGCGGAGAAGCGCCTCCGCCTCGACTTGTGCCGCCAGGTCCACGACCGCGCCTTCGCCTGCGAGATTTCCAACATACCGGAGGAGGAGTGGAGGAAAATCGGGGATGAGCTGCAGAAGCCGTACGGAGAAGGCTCCTCATCGAGTGGGAAATGTTGGGGATTTAGGGTTTACGTCAAGGGTTTGGTGCAGGGGATCGTGGCCGGCGTTGCGGTTGTGATACGTGACGACAATGGCGGATCGGTGTTTGAATTGAGCAAGGGATTGAGCGGAAAAAATCAGATTATTGGTGAAGAGATGGTTGAGTTGAAAGCTTTGATTGAAGGACTTGAAGCCGCCGTGATGCTGGAGTTAAAGAGGGTTACCATTGTTACTGATAATCGGTTGCTGTACTTGCAT ATCACTGGCAAAAACCGGGAGATCAGGGAAACTTTTGCTGTGCTATCTAACCAGATAGATCTTCTTCTGCGGAAATTAGGCAATCCCGGTGCATCTTTTGTAACTCGCCATGATAATGTGTTTGCTGTTGAACTTGCTAGGAAGGCAATTGCATTTGAGGTCAAGCGATCAGCAGGAAGCAGTGGCACAAAGAATCTGATGAAGACATGCACAATATGTTTGGAAGATACAGATGTGGATCAGATGCTCTTAATTGCAGGTTGTCTGCATAGCTACTGCTTGTCATGTATGTCAAAATATGTCCACTATAAGTTGCTTCAGGGCATTCTACCTAAATGCCCCAATGAGAACTGCAAATCTCTGTTGGAACTTGATAGTTGCAGAAAATTCCTGACTCCGGAATTGTTCGACATAATGTGCCAGCGTGTGAAGGAAGCATCAATCCCACCAGCGGAGAAAATTTATTGCCCCTACTCAAGATGTTCTAGTTTGTTATCGAAAACAGAGCTTCAAGGTTCCAAGGGTGATGCGATTGAAGTATTGGGTTGTAGGAAGTGCTCTCATTGTGGTGGCCTTTTCTGCATCAATTGCAAAGTCCCTTGGCATAGTAATATGAGCTGCTCTGCATTTAAAACCGGTAATCCCAGCTCCAGTAATGAAAAGAAACTGAAGTCATTGGCTACTAAGAATCTCTGGCGTCAATGTCCCAAGTGCAGCCATATGGTTTCACTTTCTGTAGGATGCTACCACATTTACTGCAG GTGTGGGCACGAGTTTTGCTATACATGTGGAGCAGAATGGCGAAACAAGAAAGCTACATGTCGTTGTCCTATCTGGGACGAGCACAACATCGTATATGATAACTAA
- the LOC121741729 gene encoding uncharacterized protein LOC121741729 has product MEASWLQNMAMAKGMVRICMNDTANGCRLGKEKENEEEKTKQRRAAETGLVRTPSASLLDATAAQPPATAAYDALIGWEQDALDDEVEAERLRVDLLRQVHDRALACEIMSVPDEEWLQTGNNLHRPFGEGSSLSSSNGQNFQFKVYVKGLVERGAGGIGVAICDGNDGLLFELSKGLSGKDQDKELVDFKALIEGLDAAVMLDLKRITVVTDNPLLCQHITGENTQTIKTAVTLSSQIQLLRKFTKCHPSLVASNANKAVKLARNAIAFQVNRSAGSSNGKNLTEQCTICLEDTYVDRMFLNTSCRHSYCFLCMSKHFQFKLLQGRLPKCPHENCTTELMFVYYVIKYCASMMKISPKVI; this is encoded by the exons ATGGAGGCGTCGTGGCTGCAGAATATGGCCATGGCCAAGGGCATGGTGAGGATCTGCATGAACGACACAGCCAATGGCTGCAGATTAGG aaaagagaaggaaaacgAGGAGGAAAAGACGAAGCAGAGAAGAGCTGCGGAGACT ggtttagttcgtaccccatcagccTCCCTCCTCGACGCCACCGCCGCTCAGCCTCCAGCCACTGCCGCCTACGACGCCCTCATTGGCTGGGAACAGGACGCCCTCGACGACGAGGTGGAGGCCGAGCGTCTCCGCGTCGACCTCCTCCGCCAGGTCCACGACCGCGCCCTGGCCTGCGAGATCATGAGCGTGCCGGACGAGGAGTGGCTACAAACCGGCAACAATTTGCACAGGCCGTTCGGAGAGGGCTCCTCCTTGTCGTCTTCGAATGGGCAAAACTTCCAATTCAAGGTTTATGTCAAGGGTTTGGTGGAGCGAGGGGCGGGCGGAATCGGCGTGGCTATTTGCGACGGGAATGATGGTTTGCTGTTCGAGTTGAGTAAGGGTTTGAGCGGCAAAGATCAGGATAAGGAATTGGTTGATTTCAAAGCGCTGATTGAAGGTCTTGATGCTGCGGTGATGCTTGATTTGAAGAGGATTACTGTTGTTACCGATAATCCTCTGCTCTGTCAACAT ATTACTGGAGAAAACACTCAAACGATAAAAACTGCTGTCACATTATCTAGCCAGATACAACTCCTAAGAAAATTTACTAAGTGTCATCCATCTCTTGTTGCCTCTAATGCCAATAAGGCTGTCAAACTTGCAAGGAATGCAATTGCATTTCAGGTTAATCGTTCAGCAGGTAGTAGCAATGGCAAGAATCTGACTGAGCAATGTACTATTTGTTTAGAGGATACTTATGTGGATCGGATGTTCTTAAATACAAGTTGTCGACATAGCTACTGCTTTTTGTGCATGTCGAAACATTTTCAGTTTAAGTTGCTTCAAGGGAGGCTGCCTAAATGCCCTCATGAGAACTGCACAACTGAGCTGATGTTTGTTTATTATGTCATCAAATATTGTGCTTCTATGATGAAGATCTCTCCTAAGGTTATATAG